One stretch of Candidatus Bathyarchaeia archaeon DNA includes these proteins:
- a CDS encoding ABC transporter substrate-binding protein, with translation MAVPATRVVSLANGLTEIICALGCDDSIVGRDSYTIFPPSVLDVPVVAESTLNLELLLELEPTLVVADTRHSVETVQKIRDAGIAVIIGSPSKSERVKDIITNFGLIFEKDAEAIELVDYMAHYENLVQERLANVTEAEKPVVYYEWTKAWYSCSNGSLPHQMMLDAGAINAADGSSVLYPSLSAEFVVEQNPDIIVRVIGQYDGNVSAFQSMREEIMSRVGLSEVKAVQNGKVYVMDGVFRTGIRQPLGLLCLAKWFHPALFTDIDIDAVHSELLEKFFGMALSGTYSYPPVVTVVDTTNLPVTLNLPINRVVCLNDGITGVICALDCEDKIVGRPDSYEGAYPRSVLEATDVGNSLTPNLELIFELKPDLVIVDTAIYYYGDETLNKIKDAGLQVMVQDSGTPSRLTTIISNFGQILNKTERATEIIDTLDQYTSIITTRLENLTDNERPTFYLAIMDYGWLTMTNGSNANDRLYVCGGINIAADSTVMYPELSAEFVIEANPDVIIVNAYGGSDLQTHQYARNQIMDNPVLSGVKAVQDGRVYTYNDCIATGVQYPAGYLYFAKCFHPDLFADIDPAAVHAELIQDFFGEEVEGVFTYP, from the coding sequence GTGGCTGTTCCTGCAACACGTGTTGTCAGCTTGGCAAATGGTTTAACAGAAATTATTTGTGCTTTAGGCTGCGATGACTCGATTGTGGGACGTGATTCGTACACCATTTTCCCTCCTTCAGTTTTAGATGTGCCTGTTGTGGCTGAAAGCACCCTCAACTTGGAGTTGCTGCTAGAGTTAGAGCCCACTTTGGTTGTGGCTGATACGCGTCATTCTGTTGAAACGGTTCAGAAAATCAGGGATGCCGGAATAGCCGTTATTATCGGCAGTCCTTCTAAATCGGAACGGGTTAAGGATATTATAACGAATTTTGGCTTAATTTTCGAAAAAGATGCTGAGGCTATCGAGCTTGTTGATTACATGGCGCACTATGAGAATCTTGTCCAAGAGCGCCTCGCGAACGTGACTGAAGCTGAGAAGCCTGTAGTTTATTATGAGTGGACTAAGGCTTGGTACAGTTGCTCAAATGGAAGTTTACCTCATCAGATGATGCTTGACGCTGGTGCAATAAACGCCGCTGATGGGTCATCTGTTCTTTATCCTTCGTTGAGCGCTGAGTTCGTAGTGGAACAGAACCCTGACATCATTGTTAGGGTGATAGGGCAATACGATGGTAATGTGTCAGCTTTTCAAAGTATGCGTGAAGAGATAATGAGCAGAGTCGGTTTAAGCGAGGTGAAGGCAGTTCAAAACGGCAAAGTTTACGTTATGGACGGCGTGTTCCGAACTGGTATTCGCCAGCCTTTAGGGCTGCTTTGTTTGGCAAAGTGGTTCCATCCCGCCTTATTTACCGACATCGACATTGATGCTGTGCATTCGGAACTTCTCGAAAAATTCTTCGGAATGGCATTGAGCGGAACTTACTCGTATCCCCCAGTCGTAACAGTAGTTGATACGACTAATCTGCCCGTCACTTTGAATCTTCCTATAAACCGTGTTGTTTGCCTTAACGATGGCATAACTGGAGTGATATGTGCCCTAGACTGCGAGGACAAAATCGTGGGGCGCCCCGATTCATATGAAGGTGCTTACCCACGTTCCGTTTTAGAAGCAACCGACGTAGGAAATTCACTGACTCCCAACCTAGAACTAATCTTTGAGTTGAAGCCTGACTTGGTAATCGTTGACACCGCCATATACTATTATGGGGATGAAACACTCAACAAAATCAAAGACGCTGGTTTACAGGTGATGGTGCAAGACTCCGGTACCCCATCGCGATTAACCACAATCATATCCAATTTCGGTCAAATACTAAACAAAACCGAAAGAGCCACAGAAATCATCGATACCCTCGACCAATACACCTCTATTATCACAACGCGCCTTGAGAATTTAACTGACAACGAGAGACCAACTTTCTACTTAGCAATCATGGACTACGGTTGGCTTACAATGACTAACGGAAGTAACGCAAATGACAGGCTGTACGTTTGTGGAGGAATAAACATCGCCGCTGACTCTACAGTTATGTATCCTGAACTGAGCGCTGAATTCGTCATCGAAGCGAATCCCGACGTAATAATCGTCAATGCCTATGGCGGAAGCGACCTGCAAACCCATCAGTACGCACGAAACCAGATAATGGACAATCCAGTATTGAGTGGTGTCAAAGCTGTCCAAGATGGACGTGTCTACACCTACAATGACTGTATTGCCACGGGCGTGCAGTATCCCGCAGGGTATCTCTATTTTGCGAAATGCTTCCACCCAGACTTATTCGCGGATATAGACCCTGCTGCAGTACATGCAGAGTTGATTCAGGATTTCTTTGGCGAAGAAGTCGAAGGAGTGTTTACGTACCCATGA